In Hyphomicrobiales bacterium, the sequence CCGCTCGTGCCGCCGGCGCAGCCATTGCCGAAGGAGAAGCCGCAGGAGCCGCGCAGATCATAGGCGTCCTCGATCCCCATCTCGCGATGGTTGGTCGGGATGACGAAGCGATCCTCGTAATTCGCGATCGCCATGATCCGGTACATCTCCTCGACTTGCGCGGCGGACAGGCCGACGTCCCGTGCCAGCTTTTCGTCGATGACGCCGTCGATGGTCTTGGCCCGCATATAGGCCCGCATCGCGAGCATCCGCTCCAGCCCGGTGACGATCGGCTGTTCCTTGCCCGCGGTGAGCAGGTTCGCGAGGTACTTGACCGGAATGCGCAGGCTCTTGACGTCCGGCATCTCGCCGTCGATCCCGATCTTGCCGGCCGACGCCGCCGAGGTGATCGGCGAGAGCGGCGGCACGTACCAGACCATCGGCAGCGTCCGGTATTCGGGATGAAGCGGGAAGGCGATTTTCCACTCGATCGCCATCTTGTAGACCGGCGAGCGCCTGGCGGCTTCCAGCCAGGCTTCGGGCACGCCCTCGCGCCGGGCCGCCTCGATCACCGCCGGGTCGCGCGGGTCGAGGAAGATGCCGAGCTGCTCGTCGTAGAGGTCTTGCTCGTTCTCGGTCGAGGCGGCAGCCTCGATCCGGTCGGCGTCGTAGAGGATCACGCCGAGATAGCGGATGCGGCCGACGCAAGTCTCGGAACACACCGTCGGCATACCGGCCTCCAGGCGCGGATAGCAGAGCGTGCATTTCTCCGACTTACCGGAAGACCAGTTGTAGTAGATCTTCTTGTAGGGGCAGGCCGAGACGCACATGCGCCAGCCGCGGCACTTATCCTGGTCGATCAGGACGACGCCGTCCTCCTCGCGCTTGTAGATCGCGCCCGAGGGGCAGGCCGAGACGCAGGCCGGGTTGAGGCAATGCTCGCACAGCCTCGGCAGATACATCATGAAGGTGTTTTCGAACTGGCCGTAGATCTCGTCCTGGACGCCGGCGAAGTTCACGTCGAGCCTGCGCTTCGAAAACTCGCCGCCGAGGATCTCCTCCCAGTTTGGCCCCCACTCGATCTTCTCCATGCGCTCGCCGGTGATCTTCGAGCGCGGGCGGGCGGTGGGGAAGGTCTGAAGCTCGGGCGCCTTCTGAAGGTGGCCGTAGTCGAAGTCGAACGGCTCGTAATAGTCGTCGATCTCCGGCAGATCGGGATTGGCGAAGATCTTGGCGAGAACCCGCCATTTCGAGCCGATCCGCGGCTCGATCCGGCCGTCCTTGCGACGGCGCCAGCCGCCGTTCCACTTGTCCTGGTTCTCCCACTGCTTGGGATAGCCGATGCCTGGCTTGGTCTCGACGTTGTTGAACCAGGCGTATTCCATGCCTTCGCGATTGGTCCAGACGTTCTTGCAGGTCACCGAGCAGGTATGGCAGCCGATGCACTTGTCGAGGTTCAGCACCATCGCGATCTGAGCGCGGACTTTCATGTCGATATCCTCTTACTCGGCGGCGTGGAGCTTGGGGCCGCGCCCGGAGCGGCTCTCGTCGAAGGGCCCCTCCATCCAGTCGACCGAGCTCATCTTGCGGACCACGACGAACTCGTCGCGGTTCGAACCGACGGTTCCATAGTAGTTGAAGCCGTAGGAGAGCTGCACGTAGCCGCCGATCATGTGGGTCGGCTTCAGGACGGCGCGGG encodes:
- the narY gene encoding nitrate reductase Z subunit beta translates to MKVRAQIAMVLNLDKCIGCHTCSVTCKNVWTNREGMEYAWFNNVETKPGIGYPKQWENQDKWNGGWRRRKDGRIEPRIGSKWRVLAKIFANPDLPEIDDYYEPFDFDYGHLQKAPELQTFPTARPRSKITGERMEKIEWGPNWEEILGGEFSKRRLDVNFAGVQDEIYGQFENTFMMYLPRLCEHCLNPACVSACPSGAIYKREEDGVVLIDQDKCRGWRMCVSACPYKKIYYNWSSGKSEKCTLCYPRLEAGMPTVCSETCVGRIRYLGVILYDADRIEAAASTENEQDLYDEQLGIFLDPRDPAVIEAARREGVPEAWLEAARRSPVYKMAIEWKIAFPLHPEYRTLPMVWYVPPLSPITSAASAGKIGIDGEMPDVKSLRIPVKYLANLLTAGKEQPIVTGLERMLAMRAYMRAKTIDGVIDEKLARDVGLSAAQVEEMYRIMAIANYEDRFVIPTNHREMGIEDAYDLRGSCGFSFGNGCAGGTSGTNLFGSPKPAKTPMEVG